The genomic stretch GTGCTGGTCGCCCGGCACGAGAACGAGATCGGCGGCACCACCGACGTCGAGAACCACCCCGAGTTCACGGCGCGCAGGACCACCAAGACCATCGACGGCGTGGCGGTGACCGGCTGGTTCACCGAGGACTTCACGCTGGCCGAGCTGCGCACGCTGCGCGCCGAGGAGCGCATCCCCGACCTGCGCCCGGACAACACCGCGTTCAACGGGCTGGCGCAGGTCCCGACCCTCGACGAGGTGCTCGACCTCGCCCGCCGCAACGGCGTGGGCGTCTACCCCGAGACCAAGCACCCGAGCTACTTCGACTCGATCGGGCTGTCGCTGGAGGAGCCGCTGCTGCAGACGCTGAAGCGCCACGGCCTCGACGGCCCGCGCGCGCCGGTGTTCATCCAGTCGTTCGAGACCGGGAACCTCAAGGAGCTGCGCCGGCTGACCCGCCTGCCGCTGATCCAGCTCGTCAACGGCAGCGGCGCCCCCTACGACTGGGTGGCGGCCGGCGACAAGCGCACCTACGCCGACATGGTGACCCCGGAGGGGCTGCGGGAGGTGGCCGGGTACGCCGACGGCGTGGGCGTGGCGACCACGCGGATCGTCCCGGCGGGCCCGGACGGCAGGCTGCTGCAGCCGACCACGCTGATCAAGGACGCGCACCGCCGCGGCCTGAAGGTGCACACCTGGACGATCCGCCCGGAGAACTCGCAGCTCCCGGTGGACTACCGGCTCGGCGATCCCGCGAGCCCGGCCTTCCCCCGCGCCACCGGCGACGTCACCGGCTGGCTGGAGCGGTTGTACGGCCTGGGCGTGGACGGGGTGTTCTCCGACGACCCGGGCATCGCGGTCGCCACGCGGGCCCGCCTGTTCTAGCGGGCTCGGCTCTGGCGGGCCTGGCCTGGCGGGCCTGGTCTGGCGGCTCGGCCGAGAGGGCGGCCGCCGGCGGGCCCGGTCCGCCGGCGGCCGCGGGGGCGTCCCCGCGCGGGGACCGAAGGGAGGGTCCTCGCGCGAGGGCGCGGGAGGGGACGTCTCAGCTCGCGGCGGCGCAGATGGCGTAGACGCTGATGCCCACGTCGGCGTAGCGGTTCTGGCGGCCGAGGCCGATCCAGCCCTTGCCGTCCTCGGTGGGGAAGCTGCCGACGAGGACGGCGTCGTTGCCCTGGGCCTCGGCGCCCCCGCCGACCGCCCGCTTGCCGTTGGGGCAGTACACGGTGCGGCGCTGGAAGTTGGGCACGTTGGCGTTGGGCAGCTTGACGATCTGGTAGCCGGTGAAGTCGGCGGCCGGGCGCACGGCGGCGGGGGCGGGGGCCGGGACGGTGGCCGCGCCGGAGGCGGGGGCGGCGGCGATCGTGGCCAGCCCCGCGCAGCAGGCGGCGGCGACCGCCCCGAGCGTCCAGAGCTTCTTGGCGTGCATGGCGTCTCTCCTTCGAATGGTTCCCCGCCCCGTCTCGCGCGGCCGGCGACGGGACGCACCGTCGCGTTCCCCGTGGCGTCGGGGGCTGGGGATCTTCGGTTCGTCACCGGAAGTATCCAGATAGCCACTCAGCGTGTCCATGCCGTCGCCGGGGCCGCCGGGGCCCGTGGAGCGGCGCCCACTTTTGCCGCCGTAATCGCTTGACGCGGCCACCGGCCGGGCGACCTGCGCGTTCCGCGCGCCGTCCCGGCCCGCGCGCCGCCCGGGGCGCGGGCGTGTCGCGGCACCCTACGGCCACAAGAGGACAGCCCGGAGGACGGCCTGGCGCCCCTTACATCCCCTTTATCAGACAAGATCCCCATATTGGGGAGATCATATGTTTTGCGGCACTAATCCTATTTAGTGCTTCAAATGGTGGAATGCCGGGTACGTGATGCTTAGCCGCCCGCCGGCGCCGCCAACGACCGGACGGACGCCTGATTCTCGCCTGGTTCTGCACCTTTGCCCGCCTCCGGCCGCCTTTTCCGACTTTCTCCGCGCAGCTTCGGGACCCCTTCGCGACCTGTTCACCTTTCGCACCGGTCCGGCGCATTCCGGCCCGCACGCTTCGGTCCGCGCCGTCCCGCCCGCCGCCCGCTCCCGCCGCACACGCCGCACACGCCGCACACGAAGTGGAGGTCTCCACGGCTCTGCCGACCGTCCACGCCTCGCCCTAGGAGGTCCCATGATCGGTACGGAGAACAGCGACGCGCGGGTCCGCGACCTGGCGGACGTGGAGGAGTTCGCCCGGCGGTGCTTCCAAGGCTCCCCCGGCGACCAGGTCGGGGTCGAGCTGGAGTTCCTGGTCTTCGACCGCGCCGACCCTGCGCGCCAGGTCGGCGTGTCCCGGATCATCGACGCCCTTCCCCCGCTGACGCGCGGCAGCGCCCTCACCTTCGAGCCCGGCGGCCAGCTCGAACTGTCCGGTTCCCCGGCCCCGCTGGCCCGGGCGGTGCGCCAGGTGGCCGCCGACCTGGACACCGCGCGCCGCGCCCTCGGCGACGACGGGCTGCTGCTCGCCGGGATCGGCCTGGACCCGATCCGGCCGCCCGAGCGCCAGCTCCGCGCGCCCCGCTACGAGGCGATGGCCGAGCTGCTCGGCGTCCCCTACGGCCCGCTGATGATGTGCCTGTCGGCGTCCATCCAGGTCAACGTGGACCTTGGCCCGAAGCCCGCGGTCCGCTGGGAGCGCGCCTGCGCCCTCGGCCCCGTCCTGAACGCCGCCTTCGCCAACTCGCCGCTGACCGGTTCGCGGCCGTGCGGGTGGATGTCGGGACGCCAGGCCGTCTGGCTGCACCTGGACCCCACGCGCACCCGCCCCGTGGTCTGGGAGGACGACCCGGCCGCCGCGTGGGCGCGCTACCTCATGGACGCCCGCCTCATGCTGCTGCGTGAGAAAGGGACCCGCCGCCCGCCCTCCCCCAGCCGGGCCACCTTCGCCGACTGGACGCGCTCGCCGCACCTCGGCGGGCACCCGCCCACGGTCCGCGACCTGGCCTACCACGCCACCACCGTTTTCCCGCCGGTACGGCCGCGCGGGTGGCTGGAGGTCCGCTACCTCGACGCGCTGCCCCCGCGCTGGTGGCCCGCCTGCGTGGCCGTCACCGGCGCCCTGCTGCTGGACGACCGGGCCGCCGACGCCGCCCTGGCCGCCGCCGCGCCGCTGGCCGACCGCTGGTGGCACGCCGCGCGGGTGGGCCTCGGCGACCCGCGCGTGCGCCGCGCCGCCGAGGAGTGCTTCCGCGCCGCCGCGCCGGCCCTCCCCCGGCTCGGCGCCGAGCCGTGGCTGGTCGCCGACGTGGAGTCCTACGCCGAGCGGCA from Sphaerisporangium krabiense encodes the following:
- the egtA gene encoding ergothioneine biosynthesis glutamate--cysteine ligase EgtA — encoded protein: MIGTENSDARVRDLADVEEFARRCFQGSPGDQVGVELEFLVFDRADPARQVGVSRIIDALPPLTRGSALTFEPGGQLELSGSPAPLARAVRQVAADLDTARRALGDDGLLLAGIGLDPIRPPERQLRAPRYEAMAELLGVPYGPLMMCLSASIQVNVDLGPKPAVRWERACALGPVLNAAFANSPLTGSRPCGWMSGRQAVWLHLDPTRTRPVVWEDDPAAAWARYLMDARLMLLREKGTRRPPSPSRATFADWTRSPHLGGHPPTVRDLAYHATTVFPPVRPRGWLEVRYLDALPPRWWPACVAVTGALLLDDRAADAALAAAAPLADRWWHAARVGLGDPRVRRAAEECFRAAAPALPRLGAEPWLVADVESYAERHVVPGRSPAAEALRRAREPGAGPLAWLSEEVVA
- a CDS encoding glycerophosphodiester phosphodiesterase; translation: MKKSTLAVLAAGAMVAIAFPQTATAGDRDHHGGEPIVIGHRGASAIRPEHTLLSYEAAIKLGADYIEPDLVSTKDHVLVARHENEIGGTTDVENHPEFTARRTTKTIDGVAVTGWFTEDFTLAELRTLRAEERIPDLRPDNTAFNGLAQVPTLDEVLDLARRNGVGVYPETKHPSYFDSIGLSLEEPLLQTLKRHGLDGPRAPVFIQSFETGNLKELRRLTRLPLIQLVNGSGAPYDWVAAGDKRTYADMVTPEGLREVAGYADGVGVATTRIVPAGPDGRLLQPTTLIKDAHRRGLKVHTWTIRPENSQLPVDYRLGDPASPAFPRATGDVTGWLERLYGLGVDGVFSDDPGIAVATRARLF